The Raphanus sativus cultivar WK10039 chromosome 2, ASM80110v3, whole genome shotgun sequence DNA segment ACCTGTTTCTCCATTGAACCAGTGTCTCGTGTCTCTCAACCCGGTCCTCCCCTTCGCAGGCTACTAGGTTCAATATCTGTCGTCCTAAGTAGAGCTCAGACATCACTCGGTCTTGACTTGGAGGGCCTTCTAGTGAGTCGAATAAGCTCGAGTAGTAATGTAGCGACTCGGTAAACCGGTCGAGGAAAACGGAGCCGTTGTGGTCCGCTTCTTGCTCGACTACAGTTATGATGTCTGGTTTAATCGACTTAATCGTGAACAGAATGTTATCGATTGAACCGGGATGAGCCAAGAGGCGATGGAGCTCAAAAACCGAGTTAACCGCTATGGATTCGGAACCGGTTCGAATCTCAAGCATTTCCGGTTTAAGATCAGATAAACTATTCAAGACAATGCTCTTGAATTCGAAATTCACACCAACTGCATTAGCAAGTTGACCAAGTTTCCATCCAACTTCTTGAATCGACTGGCCGGTTAAAGAAGAACCAATTCCGGTTAACCGAAAATCCGGTGGACCACCTGGACGGAGAGCTAGAGCTTGAATAAGAGCCGGCCATTGCAAGCCTTGATTAAGCCCTAAATCAATAACGTGGACCTTCTCAGCCGTAGCAAAAGACTCAAGTATCGCTTGGTTTGCCGTGAAGTGCGCGAACTTGAGATACGGACAAGACTCATAGAAATGTATCTGAAGAGTGTCCGAAAATGAGGATAAACCGACGTCATCATGAGGGTAAATCCGGTAAATCCTCCTCGCTAGCCCTTCAGCGAAGTAGGTCGCGACTTTCCTCATAGCACCGGCTTGCGACGAGGCGAGCAAGCCCACGTGCTTAACAAGCACGTCAGCCAGCTTGAGATTGTTCTGTTGAACCGCCTCCGCACAAGCCAATAGCGCGTGTACTAAACGCACTCCCGTTTCTTGAGAATCCAAAACAACCATAGACCTTGTTGTGGTAGTCGTTGTCGGAGAATCGGATCCTGTTCTCGTCCTTTTGCCAGGTGGATACGCTGCAGAGCCAGGAATCGCACTGAGTTCGTACTCAGAATCTTGGTCGGGTTTGACTTGATCACAGGTAGGGTTAAGATCAAAGAGCAAGCTATCGACCCATCCAGAGAGATCAGATGGATTGTAATGAACAGTATCGTCGGAAAGATGCGAGATTCCATCGTCAAGAACCATCTCTAACTGCTCAAGCTTATGTGCCACGTCAGCCATGTCGGAAGATCGGACTTTGTAACCCAAAACCACAAGAAGCTCGTCGAATCCGCCAGCTTCTTCCTTATTCGCCGTCATTGATGAGCTGTCGACTTTTACAGAGGAGGTTTCCCGGTGACTATGCTCTCTCTTCATGGTAAAGagattaaacttttaatttaaacTTCTTGAATAATATATAGCTTAAAAAGATGATTTATTTAGATTTGAGACAGAGAGctagaagaaagagagaaggaaaGAACACGGGAGTGTCATAATAATTGAagggaaaaagaaaattatataatatttaaataatgattataattttctgaatagtagtattttcattatttttggagaagatattattaaaattattttggggTCTCGGGCCTGCTTTTTATTGGAGTGTATGAGATTTTAGTACCGGCAAGTTCTTAAAAGCAGGAGCAGAGCCGTGGTACAACCGCAATCTATTGCAATTATAAAAGGAAATTTATTTACAACTTTCGTTTTCCTATTTTTAACTGTGATATTGATAATTCCATAGTAATTCGTAGTCCTCTCTGCTAATAGATGAGTTGAATCAGTTTAAAACTGGATCAAACATCAAGGAAGTCCGTAACACAGAGAATACATCTATTATACAGGACATTATCCATATGTCAAAGTTGAATAGTTTTGAATTCTATTATGTACCTAGGTCCATGTTAAGTAGAGTTGATGAACATG contains these protein-coding regions:
- the LOC108818731 gene encoding DELLA protein RGL1, producing MKREHSHRETSSVKVDSSSMTANKEEAGGFDELLVVLGYKVRSSDMADVAHKLEQLEMVLDDGISHLSDDTVHYNPSDLSGWVDSLLFDLNPTCDQVKPDQDSEYELSAIPGSAAYPPGKRTRTGSDSPTTTTTTRSMVVLDSQETGVRLVHALLACAEAVQQNNLKLADVLVKHVGLLASSQAGAMRKVATYFAEGLARRIYRIYPHDDVGLSSFSDTLQIHFYESCPYLKFAHFTANQAILESFATAEKVHVIDLGLNQGLQWPALIQALALRPGGPPDFRLTGIGSSLTGQSIQEVGWKLGQLANAVGVNFEFKSIVLNSLSDLKPEMLEIRTGSESIAVNSVFELHRLLAHPGSIDNILFTIKSIKPDIITVVEQEADHNGSVFLDRFTESLHYYSSLFDSLEGPPSQDRVMSELYLGRQILNLVACEGEDRVERHETLVQWRNRFSMGGFKPVNIGSYAYKQASMLLALYAGADGYKVEEHEGCLLLGWQTRPLIATSAWRLNRVG